The genomic DNA ACTAAAGATGATGTGATAAAGTTTGAAAGTTTTCTGCATGACTACGATTATGAGATTAAGGTAGAGGATGTAATAGATGCTGAAAAATTTATTATTGATTGGAATCAAAGAGAAAAAAGTGCCGAAGAAATGCAAAAAGAGCATCTTCCTACAGTATATCAAAAATATTATAACGAAAAATTTGGAAAAGATCCCGAAGAGATAGATGAAGACAAAGAAATTTCATCGAGTATTATGTTGAATTTTATTATCGACAAACGCGATAATCAGTTAAATCCTTACGAGGGTATTTATTTTAATACTTACTCACGTTTAAGTTACGAATGGCTTGGCAGTAGTACCAATTATACTTTCCTGGCTTATGATTATCGACAATACTGGGAAATGCCGTGGTTGAATAAGAATATTCTGGGTTTATGGGCCACGGGTGCATTTACTTTTGGGGATCCGGTTTATACGGGCTTACCTGCTATTGCTTCAGATCCTTTTTTACGCAGTGGAAGAGGCTGGATTGCCGGACGTTTAAAGGGAATGGATATGACATATGCCGAATTGGAATATCGTATGCCGGTATATAAATTATTTGGAGTTGTTGGTTTTGTAAATGCTTCTAATTTCAGTGATATAAACCATGATTTCGGTAAATTAAAACTCGGTTATGGTTTAGGTTTCCGTTTAAAACTTAATAAAAAATCCAGAAGTAATTTTGCGTTTGATCTCGGGTGGAATGAGAACGGTTATGCCGGATTTTATATGCAGTTAAATGAGACTTTTTAAACAGACGTTATTCCGACCGGAGCTTTAGCGTAGTGGAGAAATCTTTAGGTTCGACGAAGTCAATTCGAAGA from Bacteroidota bacterium includes the following:
- a CDS encoding BamA/TamA family outer membrane protein, whose translation is MKKASILTGVLFLFVTIVIAQDTNPDRMFNYNPDDYDLMGLFSKKDTSAIDSEDWKKTKWSIFPAIAINPAIGTGYGFGITAGKYLGDPKTTRMSAMVTTPLYTSKGQTFFPVRMTIYTKDEKYFLNGTYIWRHFPLGTYGLGSNSPELEGDMLDSKTFTFWQTVNRKIGDGVFIGVGYALDYYYDVKDSRADVITEYIEDYRSHTITKDDVIKFESFLHDYDYEIKVEDVIDAEKFIIDWNQREKSAEEMQKEHLPTVYQKYYNEKFGKDPEEIDEDKEISSSIMLNFIIDKRDNQLNPYEGIYFNTYSRLSYEWLGSSTNYTFLAYDYRQYWEMPWLNKNILGLWATGAFTFGDPVYTGLPAIASDPFLRSGRGWIAGRLKGMDMTYAELEYRMPVYKLFGVVGFVNASNFSDINHDFGKLKLGYGLGFRLKLNKKSRSNFAFDLGWNENGYAGFYMQLNETF